A part of Streptomyces sp. NBC_01235 genomic DNA contains:
- a CDS encoding Zn-dependent alcohol dehydrogenase, translated as MRAAVLHEIGQDKLEVLDDVEAVGFGPGRVRIRVRATGLCHSDLSAMSGVLPQPAPFVPGHEGAGEVLEVGEGVTRVKPGDRVVVCWLPACGACPACKRGQTELCLAGFMNAGTPNFRRAAGDLFGMAGTGTFAEEVVVDAGCAVPIPDDVPFDIAALIGCGVTTGLGAALNTADVEAGSSVAVIGCGGVGISAIQGARLRGAAEIVAVDPVASRRESALNFGATKAVSPEELPGAKQLVTGGEGFDYVFEVVGRSATARTAYENTRRGGTLVVVGAGALDDYLQLNMFELFFDEKRILPSMYGGGDVLSSYERTIALWRAGRIDLSGLITHRVPLAEINEALDQMRTGAALRTCIEI; from the coding sequence ATGCGCGCAGCCGTACTGCACGAGATCGGTCAGGACAAGCTGGAGGTCCTCGACGACGTCGAGGCGGTGGGCTTCGGCCCCGGACGGGTCAGGATCCGGGTGCGGGCCACGGGGCTGTGCCACTCGGACCTGTCCGCGATGAGCGGGGTGCTGCCGCAGCCCGCGCCGTTCGTGCCGGGTCACGAGGGCGCGGGCGAGGTCCTGGAGGTGGGGGAGGGCGTCACCCGGGTGAAGCCCGGCGACCGGGTCGTCGTCTGCTGGCTGCCGGCCTGCGGGGCGTGTCCCGCGTGCAAGCGCGGCCAGACCGAGCTGTGCCTGGCCGGGTTCATGAACGCGGGTACGCCCAACTTCCGCCGTGCGGCCGGGGACCTGTTCGGCATGGCCGGCACCGGAACCTTCGCCGAGGAGGTCGTGGTCGACGCCGGCTGCGCGGTCCCGATCCCCGACGACGTCCCCTTCGACATCGCCGCGCTCATCGGCTGCGGGGTGACGACGGGCCTGGGCGCCGCGCTCAACACTGCGGACGTGGAGGCCGGTTCGTCGGTCGCCGTCATCGGCTGCGGTGGCGTCGGCATCTCCGCGATCCAGGGCGCACGGCTCAGGGGCGCCGCCGAGATCGTCGCCGTGGACCCGGTCGCCTCACGCCGGGAGTCCGCGCTGAACTTCGGTGCCACGAAGGCGGTTTCGCCGGAAGAGCTGCCCGGCGCGAAGCAACTGGTCACCGGCGGCGAGGGGTTCGACTACGTCTTCGAGGTCGTCGGCCGCTCCGCCACCGCCCGCACCGCTTACGAGAACACCCGGCGCGGCGGCACCCTCGTCGTCGTCGGTGCCGGCGCCCTGGACGACTACCTGCAACTCAACATGTTCGAGCTGTTCTTCGACGAGAAGCGGATCCTGCCCTCGATGTACGGCGGCGGGGACGTCCTGAGCTCCTACGAGCGGACGATCGCCCTGTGGCGGGCCGGCCGGATCGACCTGTCGGGCCTGATCACCCACCGCGTGCCGCTCGCCGAGATCAACGAGGCACTGGACCAGATGCGTACGGGGGCGGCGCTCCGTACCTGCATAGAGATCTGA
- a CDS encoding TetR/AcrR family transcriptional regulator has product MTPATPVPPEPISRRARPAKAPLGREVIVRTGLAILDRDGLDALTMRRVAKELDTGPASLYVYVAHRDDLMAAMLDEALARVPLTAEGTWREQLHALVAASVEAMSRHEGLAAVALGEIPTGANALLVLDRMLALLKQGGLDDITAAWAVDLLHLYTAAAAVERSAHNVKGGKEDDVVAAADRRYAALPADRYPMITALRPALFSPGDRDAWGLDVLLSGILQTPAR; this is encoded by the coding sequence GTGACCCCCGCGACTCCCGTGCCCCCCGAGCCGATCAGCCGCCGCGCGCGACCCGCCAAGGCCCCCCTCGGTCGCGAGGTGATCGTGCGCACCGGGCTGGCCATCCTCGACCGCGACGGTCTGGACGCCCTGACCATGCGCCGGGTCGCCAAGGAACTCGACACCGGGCCGGCCTCGCTCTATGTCTATGTCGCCCATCGCGACGACCTGATGGCCGCGATGCTGGACGAGGCGCTCGCCCGGGTCCCGCTCACCGCGGAGGGCACGTGGCGGGAGCAGTTGCACGCCCTGGTCGCGGCGAGCGTCGAGGCCATGAGCCGTCATGAGGGGCTGGCCGCCGTCGCTCTCGGCGAGATCCCCACCGGTGCCAACGCCCTGCTCGTCCTCGACCGCATGCTCGCGCTGCTCAAGCAGGGCGGGCTCGACGACATCACCGCCGCCTGGGCCGTCGACCTGCTCCACCTCTACACCGCCGCGGCCGCCGTGGAGCGGAGCGCCCACAACGTCAAGGGGGGCAAGGAGGACGACGTCGTGGCGGCCGCCGACCGTCGTTACGCGGCCCTGCCCGCCGACCGCTACCCGATGATCACGGCGCTGCGGCCGGCCCTGTTCTCGCCGGGCGACCGTGACGCCTGGGGCCTGGACGTGCTCCTCAGCGGCATCCTCCAGACCCCCGCCCGCTGA
- a CDS encoding ATP-binding protein, whose amino-acid sequence MKRSFEEWRRARACRREAWRSAFRDARERRRYWQDDKQRLKAEYRAARKAGHPGGHRAGQVPEDPGPPSNGFSLMPWLLMGMGAISNLFHGETPNPWIGGLGLLTFNSLYIYVTFRAFVKEAREAASTRVALALMGLVTCGLALAYGDNWLLFFPLLGLATGAVLRGPRLGAVGIAVAVLAGVVSCVHDGWDGLTIAYATWISTMVTAAILSLSEAVRELRAAREELARRAVEEERLRFSRDLHDLLGHTLSVIVVKSEAARRLAPRDMDAALSQVTDIEAVGRQALTEIREAVTGYREGSLATELDRARSALTAAGVEASVSRSGPPPEPQTAALLGWVVREAVTNVVRHSGATRCRITVSGAPERVRLTVTDNGNGGSDSRSSGNGNGNGNGSDPDADDCCVPGGGTGLTGLRERLATAGGSLTAGPEPRGGFTVTAELPVELLTHAHTAGGGDGHRDGHGGWGRGEGGDAMRTSAAPKPPAPASAAPKPPAGKPTDSAPSVAAGPNLVP is encoded by the coding sequence ATGAAGAGGTCGTTCGAGGAATGGCGGCGCGCACGGGCGTGCCGCCGGGAGGCCTGGCGCTCGGCATTCCGGGATGCGCGGGAGCGGCGCCGGTACTGGCAGGACGACAAGCAGCGCCTCAAGGCCGAGTACCGGGCCGCCCGCAAGGCCGGGCACCCGGGCGGGCACCGGGCGGGACAGGTCCCCGAGGACCCGGGCCCGCCTTCCAACGGCTTCTCCCTGATGCCATGGCTGCTGATGGGGATGGGCGCCATCTCCAACCTCTTCCACGGCGAGACGCCGAACCCGTGGATCGGCGGCCTCGGACTGCTGACGTTCAACTCGCTCTACATCTACGTCACCTTCCGCGCCTTCGTGAAGGAGGCCCGCGAGGCCGCTTCCACGCGGGTGGCGCTGGCGCTGATGGGCCTGGTGACCTGCGGTCTCGCCCTTGCCTACGGCGACAACTGGCTGCTGTTCTTCCCGCTGCTGGGCCTCGCGACGGGCGCGGTCCTGCGCGGCCCCCGGCTGGGCGCCGTCGGTATCGCCGTGGCCGTCCTGGCGGGGGTGGTCTCCTGCGTCCACGACGGTTGGGACGGACTGACCATCGCCTACGCCACCTGGATCTCGACGATGGTGACGGCCGCGATCCTCTCCCTCTCCGAGGCCGTACGGGAGCTGCGCGCCGCCCGCGAGGAGCTGGCCCGCCGGGCCGTGGAGGAGGAGCGGCTGCGCTTCTCCCGCGATCTGCACGACCTGCTCGGCCACACGCTCTCGGTGATCGTGGTGAAGTCGGAGGCGGCCAGGCGGCTGGCGCCGCGCGACATGGACGCGGCTCTCTCCCAGGTCACGGACATCGAGGCGGTGGGCCGCCAAGCGCTGACCGAGATCCGGGAGGCGGTCACCGGCTACCGCGAGGGCAGCCTGGCCACCGAGCTGGACCGGGCCCGCTCGGCCCTGACGGCGGCGGGCGTCGAAGCGTCGGTGAGCCGGTCCGGGCCGCCGCCCGAGCCGCAGACCGCGGCCCTGCTGGGCTGGGTGGTGCGCGAGGCGGTCACCAACGTCGTCCGGCACAGCGGCGCGACCCGCTGTCGGATCACCGTGTCGGGCGCCCCGGAGCGGGTCCGGCTGACGGTGACGGACAACGGCAACGGCGGCAGCGACAGCCGCAGCAGCGGCAACGGCAACGGCAACGGCAATGGCAGTGACCCGGATGCCGACGACTGCTGCGTGCCCGGCGGTGGCACCGGCCTGACCGGCCTGCGCGAACGCCTCGCGACGGCGGGCGGCTCGCTGACGGCGGGCCCGGAACCGCGCGGCGGCTTCACGGTCACGGCGGAACTGCCCGTGGAACTCCTGACGCACGCACACACGGCCGGGGGCGGGGACGGACACAGGGACGGGCACGGGGGCTGGGGTCGGGGCGAGGGCGGGGACGCGATGCGGACGTCTGCGGCACCGAAGCCCCCGGCACCGGCGTCCGCGGCACCGAAGCCCCCGGCGGGGAAGCCCACGGACAGTGCTCCCTCCGTGGCCGCCGGCCCTAACCTTGTGCCGTGA
- a CDS encoding response regulator transcription factor: MPRDHRPTKSIRVLLAEDQGMMRGALALLLGLEADIEVVAQVGTGDEIVDAALLHRPDVALLDIELPGISGLDAAAELREQAPDCRVLILTTFGRPGYLRRAMEAGASGFLVKDGPVEELAASIRRVLAGETVVDPALAAAALGAGPNPLTARECDVLKASVDGATVADIAARLHLSESTVRNYLSSAIGKTGTRNRMEAMREARQQGWL; the protein is encoded by the coding sequence ATGCCCCGCGACCACCGCCCCACCAAGTCCATCAGGGTGCTGCTCGCGGAGGACCAGGGCATGATGCGCGGCGCGCTGGCCCTGCTGCTGGGGCTGGAGGCCGACATCGAGGTGGTCGCGCAGGTCGGGACCGGGGACGAGATCGTGGACGCGGCCCTCCTGCACCGCCCCGACGTCGCGCTCCTCGACATCGAACTCCCCGGCATCAGTGGCCTGGACGCCGCCGCCGAGCTGCGCGAGCAGGCGCCCGACTGCCGGGTGCTGATCCTGACCACGTTCGGCCGGCCCGGCTACCTTCGCCGGGCCATGGAGGCCGGGGCCTCGGGCTTCCTGGTCAAGGACGGCCCGGTGGAGGAACTGGCGGCGTCGATCCGCCGGGTGCTGGCCGGCGAGACGGTCGTGGACCCGGCACTGGCCGCGGCCGCCCTCGGCGCCGGCCCGAACCCGCTCACCGCCCGCGAGTGCGACGTCCTGAAGGCCTCCGTCGACGGTGCGACGGTCGCCGACATCGCCGCCAGGCTGCACCTCTCGGAGTCCACGGTCCGCAACTACCTCTCCTCCGCGATCGGCAAGACGGGCACCCGCAACCGGATGGAGGCGATGCGGGAGGCACGACAGCAGGGCTGGCTGTAG
- a CDS encoding MFS transporter, which yields MTHTTTDRPTRPASGAVVPVLAFAGIVVAVMQTLLVPVIKDLPQLLDTAPSNATWVLTSTLLSGAVATPIMGRLGDLYGKRRMLILSLAVMVVGALVSALTSDLLMMIVGRTLQGFAMGAIPLGIGLMRDMLPREKLGSAMALMSSSIGVGGGLALPAAALVAQHADWHALFYGAAGLGALAIALTLLVVPESPARAEGTFDVLGAIGLSTGLVLFLLPITKGSDWGWTSGTTLGLFAAAAVVLLLWGLMELRVKAPLVDLRTTARPAVLFTNLASIMVGVSFYVVSLVLPQLLQLPKATGYGLGQSMVVAGLLVAPLGLTMMFTAPVYAKLSAKYGPKVTLILGMLIIAIGYGAGLGLMSAAWQSLVIAVMLGAGIGLAYSSLPALIVGAVPASETGAANGLNTLMRSIGTSVSSAVIGMVLANTANNVGGVAIPTMHGFRVSFLIATAAVAVGLVLALFLPKQQRPSTTPQLRASSEEDANLERAEEALRGFRGRVLDADGAPVARAKVTLIDRRGRQAGATLSQADGSYALAVPAQGAYVLAAKATGHGPLASSATHAGDESPVDLDLALPSETVSA from the coding sequence ATGACGCACACGACGACCGACCGGCCCACCCGCCCAGCGAGCGGAGCCGTCGTTCCGGTGCTCGCCTTCGCGGGCATCGTGGTCGCGGTGATGCAGACCCTGCTCGTCCCGGTCATCAAGGACCTGCCGCAGCTGCTGGACACCGCGCCGAGCAACGCCACCTGGGTCCTGACGTCCACCCTGCTGTCCGGGGCCGTGGCCACCCCGATCATGGGCCGCCTCGGCGACCTGTACGGCAAGCGGCGGATGCTGATCCTCAGCCTGGCCGTGATGGTCGTCGGCGCGCTCGTCAGCGCGCTCACCAGCGACCTGCTCATGATGATCGTGGGCCGTACGCTCCAGGGCTTCGCCATGGGCGCCATACCGCTCGGCATCGGCCTGATGCGGGACATGCTGCCGCGCGAGAAGCTCGGTTCGGCGATGGCCCTGATGAGCTCCTCGATCGGCGTCGGCGGCGGCCTCGCCCTGCCCGCCGCCGCCCTGGTCGCCCAGCACGCCGACTGGCACGCCCTCTTCTACGGCGCCGCGGGCCTCGGCGCCCTCGCGATCGCCCTCACCCTCCTCGTCGTCCCCGAGTCCCCGGCCCGCGCCGAGGGCACCTTCGACGTCCTGGGCGCGATCGGCCTCTCCACCGGCCTCGTCCTCTTCCTGCTGCCGATCACGAAGGGCAGCGACTGGGGCTGGACCTCCGGCACCACCCTCGGGCTCTTCGCCGCCGCGGCCGTCGTCCTCCTGCTGTGGGGCCTGATGGAGCTGCGCGTGAAGGCCCCGCTGGTGGACCTGCGGACGACGGCCCGGCCCGCCGTCCTGTTCACCAACCTCGCCTCGATCATGGTCGGCGTCTCCTTCTACGTCGTCTCCCTGGTCCTGCCGCAGCTCCTCCAGCTGCCGAAGGCCACCGGCTACGGCCTCGGCCAGTCGATGGTCGTCGCCGGTCTGCTCGTCGCGCCGCTCGGCCTGACGATGATGTTCACCGCGCCCGTCTACGCCAAGCTGTCCGCGAAGTACGGCCCCAAGGTCACCCTGATCCTCGGCATGCTGATCATCGCGATCGGTTACGGCGCCGGCCTCGGCCTGATGAGCGCCGCCTGGCAGAGCCTGGTCATCGCCGTGATGCTGGGCGCGGGCATCGGTCTCGCCTACTCCTCCCTGCCCGCCCTGATCGTCGGCGCGGTCCCGGCCTCGGAGACCGGCGCGGCCAACGGCCTCAACACCCTGATGCGGTCCATCGGTACGTCCGTGTCGAGCGCCGTCATCGGCATGGTGCTGGCCAACACCGCGAACAACGTCGGCGGCGTCGCGATCCCGACCATGCACGGCTTCCGCGTCTCCTTCCTGATCGCCACGGCAGCCGTCGCGGTCGGCCTGGTCCTCGCCCTCTTCCTGCCCAAGCAGCAGCGCCCCTCGACGACTCCGCAGCTGCGCGCCAGCAGCGAGGAGGACGCCAACCTGGAGCGCGCCGAGGAGGCCCTGCGGGGCTTCCGCGGACGGGTTCTGGACGCCGACGGCGCCCCGGTCGCCCGCGCCAAGGTCACCCTCATCGACCGCCGCGGCCGGCAGGCCGGCGCCACCCTGTCGCAGGCGGACGGCAGCTACGCCCTCGCCGTCCCGGCCCAGGGCGCCTACGTCCTCGCCGCCAAGGCCACCGGTCACGGGCCGCTCGCGAGCTCCGCGACCCACGCGGGCGACGAGAGCCCGGTGGACCTCGACCTGGCCCTGCCGAGCGAGACCGTCAGCGCCTGA
- a CDS encoding NAD(P)H-binding protein produces MILITGGRGAVATQLLALLHADGRPVRVGSASPVGLAPPPGVETVALDLTDPATFPAALAGVTAVFLYATPDHITEFVDHAHRAGVTHVVVLSSSAVLGLLGPEPKDDALAGSHLAVERALLASPIATTVLRPGSFASNAASWAWSVKAGLPISLPFPGAHTDPIHEKDLAEAAHAVLTDPRHRGGRFTLTGPESLTFTEQIDRLAAVTGRAIAVKHVTAEEWKQEMAEHIPAVYADALLAWWESTDGRPVALTRTVEELTGHPARPFTAWAADHTADFTAP; encoded by the coding sequence ATGATCCTGATCACCGGAGGCCGCGGCGCGGTCGCCACCCAGCTGCTCGCCCTCCTGCACGCCGACGGCAGGCCCGTGCGGGTCGGCTCCGCCAGTCCCGTCGGCCTCGCCCCGCCTCCCGGCGTCGAGACGGTCGCCCTCGACCTCACCGACCCGGCGACCTTCCCGGCCGCCCTGGCCGGCGTCACCGCCGTCTTCCTCTACGCGACCCCCGACCACATCACCGAATTCGTCGACCACGCCCACCGGGCCGGCGTCACCCATGTCGTGGTGCTGTCCAGCTCCGCCGTGCTCGGCCTGCTGGGCCCTGAGCCGAAGGACGACGCCCTGGCCGGCTCCCACCTGGCCGTGGAGCGGGCGCTGCTCGCCTCGCCGATCGCCACCACCGTCCTGCGACCGGGCTCCTTCGCCTCCAACGCCGCCTCCTGGGCCTGGTCCGTCAAGGCCGGACTGCCCATCAGCCTGCCCTTCCCCGGCGCCCACACCGACCCCATCCACGAGAAGGACCTGGCCGAGGCGGCCCATGCCGTCCTCACCGACCCCCGGCATCGCGGCGGCCGGTTCACCCTCACCGGACCCGAGTCGCTGACGTTCACCGAGCAGATCGACCGGCTCGCCGCCGTCACCGGCCGAGCCATCGCGGTCAAGCACGTCACCGCCGAGGAGTGGAAGCAGGAGATGGCCGAGCACATCCCCGCCGTCTACGCCGACGCCCTCCTCGCGTGGTGGGAGTCCACGGACGGCAGGCCCGTCGCCCTCACCCGCACCGTCGAGGAGCTCACCGGCCACCCCGCCCGCCCCTTCACCGCCTGGGCCGCCGACCACACCGCCGACTTCACCGCCCCCTGA
- a CDS encoding DHA2 family efflux MFS transporter permease subunit, which produces MTPMLETADAARARTSRLRTPPPAWLLVALACAGQFLVVLDVSVVNVALPSIRADLGMSASGLQWVVNAYSIAFAGFMLLGGRAGDLYGRKRMFLTGLALFTLASMAGGLAQDGRLLLLARAVQGLGAAVLAPATLTIVTSAVPEGAARARAIATWTAVGAGGGAAGGLVGGVLVDLMSWRWVLLINVPVGVLVLAGSLRWLVESRAGDGRRPDLPGALLVTAGLATLAYGISQTEAEGWTASAALVPLAAGLALIGLFLAVEARTAAPLMPLGLFRLRAVSAANAAMFVNGSAMFSMWFFMTLYAQNALGYTPLEAGLALVPSSLAIVLGSKLAPRLMRTAGARTVATLGTLVAAAGFGWQSTMRADGGYVTGIMVPGVLMMLGAGLSSTPLASLATSGAAPGEAGLVSGLVNTSRTMGGSLGLAVLSTLAASRTAGRGTPEALTAGYALAFRTGTAVLLVGALLMLVWLPRKFSSH; this is translated from the coding sequence ATGACGCCCATGTTGGAAACCGCCGACGCCGCCCGCGCCCGGACATCCCGCCTCCGTACCCCTCCGCCCGCCTGGCTGCTCGTGGCACTCGCCTGTGCCGGGCAGTTCCTCGTCGTGCTCGACGTGTCGGTCGTGAACGTGGCGCTGCCGTCGATACGGGCCGATCTCGGCATGAGCGCCTCGGGGCTGCAATGGGTGGTGAACGCGTACTCCATCGCCTTCGCCGGGTTCATGCTGCTCGGCGGCCGGGCGGGCGACCTCTACGGCCGCAAGCGGATGTTCCTCACCGGCCTGGCCCTGTTCACCCTGGCCTCGATGGCCGGCGGCCTGGCGCAGGACGGCCGGCTGCTGCTCCTGGCCCGGGCCGTGCAGGGTCTTGGCGCGGCGGTCCTGGCACCCGCCACGCTGACGATCGTCACCTCCGCCGTGCCGGAGGGGGCCGCGCGGGCGCGGGCCATCGCGACGTGGACGGCCGTCGGCGCCGGCGGCGGGGCCGCGGGCGGGCTCGTCGGCGGGGTGCTGGTGGACCTCATGTCCTGGCGCTGGGTGCTTCTGATCAACGTGCCGGTCGGCGTACTGGTGCTGGCCGGCTCGCTGCGGTGGCTGGTCGAGAGCCGGGCCGGGGACGGGCGGCGCCCGGACCTGCCGGGCGCGCTGCTGGTCACGGCCGGCCTCGCCACCCTGGCGTACGGCATCTCGCAGACGGAGGCCGAGGGCTGGACGGCGTCGGCCGCCCTCGTCCCGCTGGCCGCCGGGCTCGCACTGATCGGTCTGTTCCTCGCCGTGGAGGCGCGGACGGCGGCCCCGCTGATGCCGCTGGGCCTGTTCCGGCTGCGGGCGGTGTCGGCGGCGAACGCGGCGATGTTCGTGAACGGCTCGGCCATGTTCTCCATGTGGTTCTTCATGACCCTGTACGCGCAGAACGCGCTGGGCTACACCCCGCTGGAGGCGGGTCTGGCGCTGGTGCCGAGCTCGCTGGCCATCGTCCTCGGCTCCAAGCTCGCGCCCCGCCTCATGCGCACGGCCGGTGCCCGCACCGTGGCCACACTGGGCACGCTGGTCGCGGCGGCCGGGTTCGGCTGGCAGTCGACGATGCGGGCGGACGGCGGGTACGTCACCGGGATCATGGTGCCGGGTGTCCTGATGATGCTGGGCGCGGGCCTGTCCTCGACCCCGCTCGCCTCGCTGGCCACGTCGGGCGCGGCGCCGGGCGAGGCCGGTCTGGTGTCCGGCCTGGTCAACACCTCCCGCACCATGGGCGGTTCACTCGGCCTGGCCGTTCTGTCCACGCTGGCGGCCTCCCGCACGGCGGGCCGCGGCACGCCCGAGGCGCTGACGGCAGGGTACGCCCTGGCCTTCCGCACGGGTACGGCGGTGCTGCTGGTGGGGGCGCTGCTGATGCTGGTGTGGCTGCCGCGGAAATTCTCCAGCCACTGA
- a CDS encoding class I SAM-dependent methyltransferase: protein MTAAPKPEILAAFEAAKGFMPVDEGLALYAAAVEAGALGMPLLEVGTYCGRSTILLADAARQAGVSALTLDHHRGSEEQQPGWEYHDPETVDPEIGLMDTLPAFRRTLHRAGLEEHVVALVGRSPQIAAFWTTPLGLVFVDGGHTDEHAGSDYEGWAPHVAEGGLLVIHDVFPDPVDEFTGQAPYRVYLRALASGAFTEVSATGSLRVLRRTGTGI, encoded by the coding sequence ATGACCGCGGCACCCAAGCCCGAGATCCTGGCCGCGTTCGAGGCGGCGAAGGGGTTCATGCCGGTCGACGAGGGCCTCGCGCTGTACGCCGCCGCCGTCGAGGCGGGTGCGCTCGGGATGCCGTTGCTCGAGGTCGGCACCTACTGCGGGCGTTCCACGATCCTGCTCGCGGACGCGGCCCGCCAGGCCGGGGTCAGCGCGCTCACGCTCGACCACCACCGGGGCAGCGAGGAGCAGCAGCCGGGCTGGGAGTACCACGACCCGGAGACCGTCGACCCCGAGATCGGACTGATGGACACGCTGCCCGCCTTCCGCCGGACCCTGCACCGGGCCGGCCTGGAGGAGCACGTGGTCGCACTGGTCGGGCGGTCGCCGCAGATCGCCGCGTTCTGGACCACGCCCCTCGGCCTCGTCTTCGTCGACGGCGGCCACACCGACGAGCACGCCGGCTCCGACTACGAGGGCTGGGCGCCGCATGTCGCCGAGGGCGGACTCCTCGTCATCCACGACGTGTTCCCCGACCCGGTCGACGAGTTCACCGGCCAGGCCCCCTACCGCGTCTACCTGCGCGCCCTGGCCTCCGGCGCCTTCACGGAGGTCTCGGCCACCGGCTCGCTGCGAGTGCTGCGGCGCACGGGCACGGGGATCTAG
- a CDS encoding MaoC/PaaZ C-terminal domain-containing protein translates to MPIDAAKALAAAPRSGEISWTRKEVQLYHLGIGAGIPATDPDELRYTLESRLHVLPSFATVAGAGSPGVISGLSMPGIDVDLARVLHGGQRLEIHRPLPAEGRATATGRIAAVYDKGKAALLVMRTEVADADGPLWTNDAQIFVRGEGGWGGDRGPSARLEPPVGEPDKVVERGVREDQALLYRLSGDYNPLHADPEFAKLAGFERPILHGLCTYGITLKAVVDTLLDGDVTRVRSYATRFAGVVYPGETLRIRMWRGEGGVRVAVSALERDDAPVLADTIVEHS, encoded by the coding sequence ATGCCCATCGACGCAGCCAAGGCGCTCGCCGCAGCACCCCGCTCCGGCGAGATCTCCTGGACCCGCAAGGAGGTCCAGCTCTACCACCTCGGCATCGGCGCCGGCATCCCCGCGACCGATCCCGACGAGCTGCGCTACACCCTGGAGTCCCGGCTGCACGTGCTGCCGAGCTTCGCCACCGTCGCGGGCGCCGGCTCACCCGGTGTGATCAGCGGACTGTCCATGCCCGGAATCGACGTCGACCTCGCCCGTGTCCTGCACGGCGGACAGCGCCTGGAGATCCACCGTCCCCTCCCGGCGGAGGGCCGGGCGACCGCCACCGGGCGCATCGCCGCCGTGTACGACAAGGGCAAGGCCGCCCTTCTCGTCATGCGTACCGAGGTCGCGGACGCGGACGGGCCGCTGTGGACCAACGACGCCCAGATCTTCGTCCGGGGCGAAGGCGGCTGGGGCGGCGACCGGGGCCCGTCCGCCCGACTCGAACCGCCCGTCGGCGAGCCCGACAAGGTGGTCGAGCGGGGCGTCCGCGAGGACCAGGCCCTGCTCTACCGTCTCTCCGGCGACTACAACCCGCTGCACGCCGACCCCGAGTTCGCGAAACTCGCCGGGTTCGAGCGGCCCATCCTGCACGGCCTGTGCACCTACGGGATCACCCTCAAGGCGGTCGTCGACACCCTGCTCGACGGCGACGTGACCCGGGTGCGGTCGTACGCCACGCGGTTCGCCGGAGTCGTGTATCCCGGCGAGACCCTGCGCATCCGGATGTGGCGCGGGGAGGGCGGGGTGCGGGTGGCCGTGAGCGCCCTCGAGCGGGACGACGCGCCCGTCCTCGCCGACACGATCGTCGAACACTCCTGA
- a CDS encoding 3-oxoacyl-ACP reductase produces the protein MSPSSSTSTSTSTSRSLPLPLEGLTAIVTGAGRGLGRAEALELGRLGAAVVVNDYGQAGRDGSGEASAGPAEEVAQEIRSAGGTALAHTGDVSDFQQARQLVELAVAEFGKLDVLVNNAGILRDRMVFSMAEEEWDAVVRVHLKGHFNTTRFAAAHWRERSKAAGGPVYGRIVNTSSEAFLAGSAGQPNYAAAKGGIVGLTTSTALALAKYGVTANAICPRARTRMTEDVFAGFEQPAEGGLDPLAPEHVAPLVGYLASPAAARINGQLLVVHGGMVAVVERPRVRAKFDSKQEAFTYDELDAVLAPHYADRPQGETFAAAEVLGLRREEGERRTR, from the coding sequence ATGTCACCGTCATCATCAACGTCAACGTCAACGTCAACGTCACGGTCACTTCCACTGCCGCTCGAAGGGCTGACGGCGATCGTCACCGGCGCCGGGCGCGGGCTCGGCCGGGCCGAGGCGCTGGAGTTGGGCCGGCTGGGCGCGGCCGTCGTCGTCAACGACTACGGGCAGGCCGGGCGGGACGGGTCGGGCGAGGCGTCGGCCGGTCCCGCCGAGGAGGTGGCGCAGGAGATCCGGTCGGCCGGCGGTACCGCGCTCGCCCACACCGGGGACGTCTCGGACTTCCAACAGGCCCGTCAGCTGGTCGAGTTGGCGGTCGCGGAGTTCGGCAAGCTGGACGTCCTGGTCAACAACGCGGGCATCCTGCGCGACCGTATGGTCTTCTCGATGGCCGAGGAGGAGTGGGACGCGGTGGTCCGGGTCCACCTCAAAGGTCACTTCAACACGACCCGTTTCGCCGCCGCCCACTGGCGTGAGCGGTCCAAGGCGGCGGGCGGGCCGGTGTACGGGCGGATCGTGAACACCTCGTCGGAGGCGTTCCTGGCGGGCTCGGCCGGGCAGCCCAACTACGCGGCGGCGAAGGGGGGAATCGTCGGGCTGACGACGTCCACCGCGCTCGCGCTCGCCAAGTACGGGGTGACGGCCAACGCCATCTGTCCGCGCGCCCGCACCCGGATGACGGAGGACGTCTTCGCCGGCTTCGAGCAGCCGGCCGAGGGCGGCCTCGACCCCCTCGCCCCCGAGCATGTCGCCCCGCTGGTCGGCTACCTGGCCTCGCCGGCCGCCGCCCGGATCAACGGGCAGCTGCTCGTCGTGCACGGCGGCATGGTCGCCGTCGTAGAACGGCCGCGTGTCCGGGCGAAGTTCGACAGCAAGCAGGAAGCCTTCACCTACGACGAGCTCGACGCCGTCCTCGCCCCGCACTACGCGGACCGGCCGCAGGGGGAGACGTTCGCGGCGGCGGAGGTGCTGGGGCTGCGGCGGGAGGAGGGGGAGAGGCGGACGAGGTAG